The Saccharopolyspora gregorii genomic interval GGACTGGCAGCCGCGGAACCCCTCGCCGACGACGTGGTGCCCGAGGTAGTCGGCGGGAACGTCCGGTCCGACGGCGAGCACGGTGCCGGACCACTCGTGCCCGGGCACCACCGGGTAGCGGACGAACCCGTCGGGTCGCCCGCCGGTGAACAGTTCCCGGTCGGAGCCGCAGATGCCGCTCCAGGCGATGCGGACCAGCGCTTCGCCCGGCCCGGGTTCGACGGGATCGGCGGCGGCGACGCGGAGTTCGCCGGGCCGGTCGATGACGACGGCGCGCGCGGTCACCGGCCGCTCCCGGTGCCGCGGAACTGCCAGTCCTGGGCGTAGAGGTCGAAGTGCGCGCTCTCCGGCGGGTGCTCGCGCACGAAGTCCACGTCGAGCTCGACGCCGAGCCCGGGCGCGGTGGGCAGCGCGAAGTACCCGTCCACGACCTCGGGCAGCCCGGGCGCGGCCTGCTGCACGTGCCGGTCGGCGAAGTCGTTGAAGTGCTCCTGGATCTTGAAGTTGGTGGTGGCCGCGGCGAGGTGCAGGTTCGCGGCGGTGAGCACCGGTCCGCCGACGTTGTGCGGGGCCACGAGCACGTAGTGGGTCTCGGCGGTGGCGGCGAGCTTGCGGGTCTCCTGGATGCCGCCGAGGTGCCCGATGTCGGGCTGGATGATGTCCGCGGCGCGCCGCTCGAACAGCTCGCGGTACTCGATGCGGTCGTGCACGCGTTCCCCGGTGGCGACCGGCACGTCGACCTTCTCGGCCACTGTGGACAGTGCGGCGAAGTTCTCCGGTGGCACGGGCTCCTCGATCCAGCTGGGCGAGTACGGCACGAGTTCCCCGGCGATGCGGACGGCTTCGGCGGGGGTGAACCGGCCGTGCATCTCGACGAGCAGTTCCACGTCGGGCCCGACGGCGTCGCGGACGGCTTCGACGAGCGACACCGAGCGGCGGCGTTCGTCGGCCTCCAGCTCCCAGCGGCCGGGACCGAACGGGTCGAACTTGAGCGCGCGGTACCCGCGGTCGACGACTTCCCGCGCCGCGGCGTGGAATTCCTCGGGCGTCCGCTCCACGGTGTACCAGCCGTTGGCGTAGGCCTTGATCCGGTCCCGCACTTTGCCGCCGAGCAGCCGCCACACCGGCTGGCCGAGCGCTTTGCCGATGATGTCCCAGCAGGCCATCTCGACGCAGGCGATGCCGGACATGGCGATCTCGCCCGCCCGCCCGTAGTCGCCGTGCTTCATCCGCCACACCAGCGATTCCAGGTCGAACGGGTCGGTGCCGACGAGGTGGCGCGGTTCGGCTTCGCGCAGGTAGCCGAGCAGCGCCTGGGTGTGCCCGAGCATCCGGGTCTCGCCGACGCCGACGAGCCCGTCGTCGGTGTGCACCCGCACGTAGGTGAGGTCGCGCCACGGGGTGCCGAGCACGAAGGTGTCCAGGTGGCTGATCTTCATCCGTCGTCTTCTCCGATCCGTTCGCGGCCCGGGAGGAACCCGCTCATTCCGCGGGAGGTTCGTGGCGCAACGGGCGGATCCGCTGCCACAGCAGGAAGAACGCCCCGACGAGCAGCATCGACGCCCCGGTCCACAGGTTGATGTTGATGCCCTGCGCCTTGGCGATCGCGGCTTCACCGGCGAACAGCCCGGCCCCGCCGATGAGCAGTCCGTAGAAGACGAACAGCCCGCCGATCACGCTGCGCACGTCGAACAGCCGGGCCGCGGTGCCGGATCCGCGCTCCAGCTCCGCCACGTCGGCGGCGTGCTCGTCGGGCGTGCCGTGCGGTTCCGGTTCGGTCATGGCGGCCTCCTTTCCGTTGCACATCAGGGGAGAACTCAGAACGAGAACGGCAGGTAGCACAGCGCGGCGAGCACGATCGCGCCCCAGCCGAGCAGCGCCGGGCGGCGGTACCAGGCGGAGTCGCCGGGCAGCACCTCACCGGCGTCGGCGGCCGCGGCGCGGGAGTAGACCAGGCCGCGCAGCTCGTGGTCCGGTTTCGGCGCGGTGGCCAGCGCCACCGGCACGCTCACCGCGACGTCCACCGTGAACGCGATCATCGAGGAGATCATGTTGGCGCCCTGGTCGGTGCTGATCGGCACCACCCCGGTCTTGTAGGCGACGTAGAAGCTGATCGGCGCCACCGTTCCCGCCAGCAGCCCCCAGAACCCGGCCTTCGCGGTCATCCGCTTCCAGAACAGCGCCAGGATGAACGTGGCGAACAGCGGCACGTTGAAGAAGCTGAACAGGGTTTGCAGGTAGTTCATGATGTTGCTGAACGAGGCCGCGATGAACGCGGTGCCCATCCCGGCCAGCACCCCGACCGCGGTGATCACCCGGCCCACCCGCAGGTAGTGCTCGTCGGGCATCCCCGGTTTCAGGTAGGGCCGCCAGATGTCGGTGGTGAACACGGTGTTGAAGCTGGAGACGTTCGCGGCCATGCCCGCCATGAACGAGGCCATCAGCCCGGTGACGGCGAGCCCGAGCACCCCGTTCGGCAGCAGATCCCGCATCAGCAGCGGGATCGCGTCGTTGTAGTCGTAGGCGCCCTGCCCGATCTGCGGGTACACCAGCAGCGCGATGATGCCGGGCAGCACCACGATCAGCGGGATGAACATCTTCGGGAACGCCGCGATCAGCGGGGTGCGCCGCGCCGCGGAGAGGTTCCGGGCGGACAGCGAGCGCTGCACCTCCGCGAAGTTCGTCGTCCAGTACCCGAAGGACACCGCGAACCCGAGCCCGAGGGTGATGGTGAGCCAGTTCGCGCCGAGCGGGTTCTCCTGCCCGAAGCCGGTTCCGCCCCACGCGGTGAGGAATTCCGGCCCCGGCCCGGCGAAGACGCGGTCGATGAAGCCGTCGACGCCGCCGACGCGGGCGAGCCCGAGCACGGTCAGCGGCACCAGCGCGGCGACGATCACGAAGAACTGCAGCACTTCGTTGTAGATCGCCGAGGACAGCCCGCCGATGATGATGTAGGCGAGCACGAACACGCCGGCGAGCCCGATGGACAGCGGCAGCGGCCAGCCCAGCAGGGCGCGCAGCACGATGGCCAGCGCGAACAGGTTTACCCCCGCGATCAGCACCGAGGCGATGGCGAACAGCGCGGCGCTGAGCAGGTGCGAGGAGCTGCTGAACCGCAGCAGCAGGAACTCGGGGACGCTGCGCACCTTCGAGTTGTAGTAGAACGGCATCATCACCAGGCCGAGGAACACCATCGCCGGGATCGCGCCGATCAGGTACCAGTGGATGGTGTAGGCGCCGTACTGCGCGCCGTTGGCGGCCATGCCGAGGATCTCGGTGGCACCGAGGTTCGCGGACACGAACGCCAGCCCGGTCACCCAGGCCGGCAGCGATCGGCCGGAGAGGAAGAAGTCCAGGCTGTTGCGGACGCTGCGCCGCGCGGCGAGCGCGATGCCGAGCACCACCGCGAAGTAGACGATCAGGATGAGGTTGTCCATCCAGTTCATGGACAGCCGCAGGCCATCGGCGCTGATCATGGTCCTCGTCCCCTCGTCTTCGTCGTCGAAGTCGATCCGGTGGCCGGGCAGGTCACCGCATGGGGCCGGTGCTCTCGCGCACGACGAGTTCGGCGCGCACGATCGCCCGGTCCGGTACGTCCTCCCCTTCGACGAGCCGCAGCAGCTGGTCGAAGGTCTTGCGCCCCAGCGCGAGGAAGTCCTGGCGCACGGTGGTCAGCGGTGGTGAGTAGTAGGCGGCTTCGGGCACGTCGTCGAAGCCCACCACCCGCACGTCGCCGGGCACCGATCGGCCGCCTTCGGACAGCGCGCGCAGCAGGCCGAGCGCCATCTGGTCGTTGGCGGCGAACACGGCCGAGGCCGTCGGGTGCCGCAGCAGTTCCAGCCCGGCCTCGTAGCCGGAGCGCGGGCTCCAGTCGCCGCGCAGCACCGGTGGCGCGGTGCCGCCGTGCGCGGCGAGCGCGTCCCGCCACGCCTGTTCGCGGGCTTCGGTCTCGAACCAGCCGCAGGGCCCGGAGAGGTGCCAGATCTCGTCGTGGCCGAGGGAGAGCAGGTGTTCGGTGGCGCGGCGGCCGCCGTCGCGCTGGTCCACGGCCACGACCGGCACGGGCGCCTGGTCGGTGTCGGCGACGGCGACGACCGGCACGTCGCCGGGCAGTTCGTCCAGGGAGCGCCCGGTTTCGGCGTGCGGCGCGATGACGACGATCCCGGCGACGCCCTGCCCGCGCAGCGCGTCGACGGCTTCGCCGACGCGGGCGCGGCCCGGCTCG includes:
- a CDS encoding sodium:solute symporter family protein — protein: MISADGLRLSMNWMDNLILIVYFAVVLGIALAARRSVRNSLDFFLSGRSLPAWVTGLAFVSANLGATEILGMAANGAQYGAYTIHWYLIGAIPAMVFLGLVMMPFYYNSKVRSVPEFLLLRFSSSSHLLSAALFAIASVLIAGVNLFALAIVLRALLGWPLPLSIGLAGVFVLAYIIIGGLSSAIYNEVLQFFVIVAALVPLTVLGLARVGGVDGFIDRVFAGPGPEFLTAWGGTGFGQENPLGANWLTITLGLGFAVSFGYWTTNFAEVQRSLSARNLSAARRTPLIAAFPKMFIPLIVVLPGIIALLVYPQIGQGAYDYNDAIPLLMRDLLPNGVLGLAVTGLMASFMAGMAANVSSFNTVFTTDIWRPYLKPGMPDEHYLRVGRVITAVGVLAGMGTAFIAASFSNIMNYLQTLFSFFNVPLFATFILALFWKRMTAKAGFWGLLAGTVAPISFYVAYKTGVVPISTDQGANMISSMIAFTVDVAVSVPVALATAPKPDHELRGLVYSRAAAADAGEVLPGDSAWYRRPALLGWGAIVLAALCYLPFSF
- a CDS encoding LacI family DNA-binding transcriptional regulator, translating into MSGETGGPAVGAPGQRASLGDVARLAGVSQMTVSRVVNGTGPVRAETRRRVLDAVEHLGYRPNPHARGLATGRSRVLGVVALDSVLHGPASTLFGIENAAREAGFAVSVASVREPGRARVGEAVDALRGQGVAGIVVIAPHAETGRSLDELPGDVPVVAVADTDQAPVPVVAVDQRDGGRRATEHLLSLGHDEIWHLSGPCGWFETEAREQAWRDALAAHGGTAPPVLRGDWSPRSGYEAGLELLRHPTASAVFAANDQMALGLLRALSEGGRSVPGDVRVVGFDDVPEAAYYSPPLTTVRQDFLALGRKTFDQLLRLVEGEDVPDRAIVRAELVVRESTGPMR
- a CDS encoding mandelate racemase/muconate lactonizing enzyme family protein; amino-acid sequence: MKISHLDTFVLGTPWRDLTYVRVHTDDGLVGVGETRMLGHTQALLGYLREAEPRHLVGTDPFDLESLVWRMKHGDYGRAGEIAMSGIACVEMACWDIIGKALGQPVWRLLGGKVRDRIKAYANGWYTVERTPEEFHAAAREVVDRGYRALKFDPFGPGRWELEADERRRSVSLVEAVRDAVGPDVELLVEMHGRFTPAEAVRIAGELVPYSPSWIEEPVPPENFAALSTVAEKVDVPVATGERVHDRIEYRELFERRAADIIQPDIGHLGGIQETRKLAATAETHYVLVAPHNVGGPVLTAANLHLAAATTNFKIQEHFNDFADRHVQQAAPGLPEVVDGYFALPTAPGLGVELDVDFVREHPPESAHFDLYAQDWQFRGTGSGR